The genomic window ACAGTAAATGCGTGTGGCGCTCCGCCGTAAGAGATCATTTCATGTTTAATGCCAGTGCTTTCCAGTTCATCGGCTAGCATGGCAAAGTCTGTCATGCTAACGACTTTATCGGCAGTGCCGTGGAAAATGACCACTGGTGCTTTCGTCATCTTGTAATCTTGACCTTGCGGCGTTTTTAAACCGCCATGGAAACTGATAAAGGCTTTCGCGCTATTGCCCGCACGAGCAGATTCAAGAACCGCAGCTCCGCCAAAGCAATAACCGGCTACCACGGTATTATCTTTGCTGCCATTAAGCATTTCTGCTTTCAGCTGGCTTTCTGCCATTAGCTTTTGCAATTTTGCTCGGTCTTTATACAGCTCACCCGTGTGTTGCTTTTTATCTTTCACTTCGGTTGGGCGAATGCCTTTACCGAACAGATCAGCGGCAAAAACGTTATACCCCACTTCATTGAGCATTTTAGCTCGCTTAATTTCGTATTCGGTTAATCCATCCCAATCGTGAACTAAGACCACCAATGGCGCAGAATCAGAAACCTTAGACCAGTAACCTTGATATTGTTTTCCATCCACTTCATAAACAACGTCTTCTCCCGCTAACACACCGGTAGAACCCGCTAGCAACGCTGCATACAAAAAATAGCGCATAACACTCTCTCCTTCCTTATGAGTTCAATTGAGTGTAGTAGGCTCTCATGAAAATAATAACTATTTCTATTTGATTTTTTTGTTATAAGTATTAACTATTTGGGTAAGTAAGATTTTTCCAATGCAAACTTTGTAACCTATTTATTTATAAGCATAATTTTGCAACGGCTAACACTGTCTATACTTACCGAATATGATACAAATTATTAAAACGCCGTCAGATAATGCCAATTAGCCCTAACGTGGACACATTGATTTGAGCCAGAAAAATGCTGAGTTGCCCGCAACACAAGAAAGCAACGACGATATCGCCAAAGCCATCCCTTTGGTGCGTGCAGACATCGTCAACACCATCATCGTGCAATTTGAAAAGCAAGGCATCAATATGACCGACGCTTTGCTGCATGCCAATATCAGCCGAGAGATGCTACTCGATTCAAGCAATATGATTGTAAACGGTTCCGTTAGAAGTATTTTTGGCAAGGTTTATGAGGATGAAGGGATCTTCGCCTTTGTTCAGGCGGTGGTTCATACTCAGCGAACGCAATTGATCCCACATTTTGTAAAAACGTTAACTAAGAATCTCACCATTCGAGAAGTGCTCACCAAGTTCAATTTATTGATTCGTGAATCCATCCCTGTTGCGTCACAGTATCTAGAAGTTGATGATAAAAGTGCGTGGTTTTGCTCCGCTATGCAGCATAAAGAGATCAATGATTGGCAAGAGATATTTAACGTTTTGTATTGTGTTGAGCTGATTCGTTCCCTAACCAACAACGAAGCATGGCGACCGAAAACGGTCGCGCTTACCCAAAGTCGAACGGGACAATTTGCACAAAACATTCCCAGTGATATTCAGGTGCTATTTTCACAAAAGCACACCAAAATCAGCGTCGATTTAGAGCTACTAGACCAAGAAATTAATACCGCCTATCCAGAACCCGCGCCAAAAGAAGTGGTTTGGCACAGCACTTTCACTGACACCTTATACACTGCACTAATCCCCTATGTTCATGAACAGACTTTAGACATAGAACTTGCCGCCAACTTATTGAACATGAGTACCCGAAGCCTGCAACGCAAACTACTGCAAGAGAAAAACTCATTTCGAGCGATTAAAAACAGCCTAATGTTCAATACCGCCTGCGACTTAATGAATCAAAACCTCAGCCTAACTCAAATCTCAGTACAACTCGGCTACGCCGACATCGCCCACTTCTCCCGCGCTTTCAAACGATTTAGCGGCATCACCCCAAAACGCTATCAAGTACTTTTAAGCGGGGTGCGATAATTGCGGGGTCAGGTCTTGAAATTTGCACAAAGTGCAAATTTCAAGACCTGACCCCGCAATTACCCCGCCACTATTACAAATATGGGAATAAGGCTTTTCTTTGTTCGGTGGTGAGGTTGGTGACGCGTTCGATGTTGTTTTCTGGGATCGCCTCTGGATCTGGGTAGTGTTTTAGTACCCTTTCCATGCTCGCTTCTCTGATCAAGTGGATCACTGGATATGGTGAACGGTTGGTGAGGTTCTCATCGTCGTCGGGATGCGTGCCGGCAAAGCAATAATCGGGATGGAAGGTGGCGATTTGAAACTCCCCTTCGTAATCTTGCTGTTTGATGAGCGCATCAACCCAATCTAAAAACAGATTGTAATCCATAAAATCATCTAAGAAATTAGGGATAGTGACCAAAGTCGTTTCTAGCTCTTCGACGTCGGTGCTTTGCAAATGCATGAACTCTTGCAAGATAAACTCTAGCAATTGTTCTTCATTATCCGCTTCTGTGACGGCAATTCTGATCTGTTTATTGCGATTAGGTTTTGCGGCAAACGGACACAAATTTAGCCCAATCACCACCTTTTCTAACCATTCTCGGGTTTGATTTTCTACCTGCTGTAAATTGATAGTCATATTACTTTGTATTAAACCCTTGGCGTTGTAGGAATTCTTGCATAAACGGGCGCGCTTCTTTGCTTAGCGTTTGCGTAATTTGTTCAGACCAAGACGCGGCTTTCTTATTGTCTGTGCGAGTTGCGTAGTAGGCTTGAATGTGCGCGTCGTACTTTGCTAACACTTCTTTATCTAGTGCTTGGTAGGTTTCTTGATGAACCACAATGGATTTAGGTAAGCGAGGTTTGATCTCTGGCGTTTGCGCAGGATGACCCAAGCACAAACCAAATAGAGGGATAACATGCTTAGGTAGGGCTAAAAGGTCAGTGACAGGTTGCGGGTTGTTTCTCAGTCCGCCGATGTACACTCCGCCTAATCCTAGTGATTCTGCCGCCGTCAGACAGTTCTGAGCAACCATAGCCGCATCAACAGCGCCTATCAGCGTTTGCTCGGTAAACCCTAGCTGAGCTTGTGGATGAATTTCTTGATGACGATGAAAATCTGCGCAGAACACAAAAAACTCAGCGCTAGTTTCCACATATGGTTGCCCACCCGCGTATTGCGCTAGTTTGGCGCGGCTTTCTTTATCTTGCACGCGAACAATAGACACACACTGAATAAAGCTAGAGCTTGATGCAGCTAAACCACAATCTAAAATGGTATCGAGTTGCTCGGGTAAAATACTTTGCTCGGTAAAAGAGCGAATTGAACGGTGTGAAAGAAGCGTCTCTATAGTGCTATTCATCAGGCTTTCCATAACAAGTTGTTGATGTTTAGGGTAGCAATAATGCGCCTTTGAGCAAAGAGGCTTTCAGCAAATAGCCTTAGCGATAATAATTTAAATGAAGCGACTAATAACGACTATTCATCCCACTGCGATTCGATATGTCGTCATTCATGCGCCCTCCTTTCCAAGCGCCCTTGCCGAGTACATTTAACACATCACTGGCGTTATAGTCATCACAGGCAAAGAAGTCACGCGCTATGTCCTTACGCAGCCGATTAAATAAAGGAGCATCACCTAAGTCTTGAGGGTGTGCAAACAAGGCCAGCGCACACTGCTGCTGACGTTGACTCAGTGCTTTACTGCTGGCTTGTATTTGTCCGATAGAGAAATGATCACGCCTGCCATAGCCTTTTAGCAATACTGGCGACAGCAACTTAATCACTTTTGCAATTCTGCGACGTTGAATATACCCAAACATACGACTCCTTGACTTTACAGCTTTTAAATCACCTTAGCTTAAGCTAGAAAACCTTGCCCCTCATTCGCATACCCATGTTAGCACTCGGCTCGACATTTATCGTGCTTGTAGTCGCTAAACGCTATCCTTTTATAGGTATGCCATGATTGACACTATGCCTAAAACTTCTCTTCTTCGCTGATAAAACGAGAATTTATCATTAAAATAGACTTAATGAATAATTATAAAAGAAACAAAATAGTAAATTACCCAAGACATAGAAATGAATGTAAACTATTGAAATGTAAGTAATGTCGTTACCGTGTCGTCTAAATGCCGTTATCTTTTGTTTAGGCTACTGATACTTTTAGTGTCGATGCAGCGTTAAGGAATTTGAAATGATAATCAGAAAACTCAGACTTAAAAACGGTTGGTCACAAGAGCAACTTGCAGAGCTTAGCGATCTCAGTATTCGCACAATACAACGGATTGAAAGAGGTCAAAAGCCAAGCCTTGAGTCATTAAAATCTCTTGCTGCTGTGTTCGAAACAAGTGTATCTCACCTTCAACAGGAGCCAGCAATGACCGACAAAGTAGAAATTACCAATGAAGAGCAAATTGTCATTGATCAGGTAAGAGCCATTAAGAGCTTTTATTCTCATCTAATGACGTACTTAGCAGTGATGGTGGTCTTATTTGCCATAAACCTAATTACAGATTCAGGCTATATTTGGGCGTGGTGGCCCGCTCTAGGTTGGGGGATTGGCGTTGTCAACCATGGATTAAACGCTTTTGAAGTGTTCGATTTCTTTGGCGTTAAATGGGAAAAGCGTCAAATAGAAAAACGCCTAGGTCGAAAAATGTAAATCAAAAAAATAGGGGCAATCGCCCCTATTCAAATCATCACATCAATTACGCTTTAGCGTTAAATACCACTTGGTACTCGCCGATGCCTGCGTAATTTACTGTTGTAGGCTTGTCGAATTCAACTTCAACGATGCCACAGTAAGAACCGGTAATGATAGTCTCGCCTGCTTTGAACGTTACGCCGCGACGAGTCATGAAGTTAATTAGCCAGTAAACAGGGCTTTGCGCCGATTCGTTTGGATGTGTGCCATCAAAGTTTTGAACATTGTCACCTTGAGTCACTGTCACGTTAACTTTAGCCGCATCAAAGGCTTTTTCACGAGCAATTTCAGGGCCAACAAACAGACCTTGGTTTACCATGCAGTCAGCCAGTTTTTCGTTGAACTCAGCATCGCTGTCTGCAGCAAAACGTGCTTGCATTAGTTCAAGTGCCATGTGGCATGAACCGATAGCGTCATTGATTTGCTCTTCAGTGTAACCTTCTGCGTTTGCAGGAAGATCTTTGCCCAGTTTAAAGCCAATTTCTGGTTCAATGCGCGCAGCGCCATTGTCCATAAATAATTCACACGTGTCGCCACTGTGTACGCTATCAGCAAAGATAGGTGCAACAATGTATTTGTCTTCGGCAAGTGGGTTCAAACATTTCCAGCCGCCTACAGCGCCATTTTTCAGTTCAATCATTGCCGCTTGAGTTTGCAGAGCCTCTTCTAGAGTCGTTGGACGAATGTTTTCTGCAAGACGTGGCGCTTTAGTACCCGCTACGCGGCGGCTTAAAAGCTCTTTTGCCGCTTCCGTATATAATGTAGTCATATTGTATTACCTGATGATTGTTTTGTTTGATGATATAGCAATTTTTATATTCTGAATAGGTCGCCCAATCACGAAAAAGGGTGACTTGAATAACAAGTCACCCTTAAATTACCTAGTTAGATCAACCTTTGTCTTGTTAGTAAAAAAGACAGTCACAGACGATTAAACGTCGTAAGTTGTTGATGCTGTGTCGCCGCCTGTACCCGTCCAGTTAGTGTGGAAGAATTCACCACGCTCACGGTCAAGACGCTCATAAGTGTGAGCACCAAAGTAGTCACGTTGCGCTTGAAGAAGGTTTGCAGGCAAACGAGCCGTTGTGTAACCATCAAGGAACGAAAGAGCAGACGTTGTACAAGGCATTGGGATGCCTACTTCTAGCGACTTAGCCGCCACTTTACGCCATGCACCTAGACAGTTTTCTAGGATAGCTTTAAAGTAAGGATCAGAGCCTAGGAATGCAATTTCTGCATCGTTTTCAAACGCATCACGGATGTTACCTAGGAATGCAGAACGGATGATACAACCGCCACGCCACATTAGTGCTACGTTACCGTAGTTTAGGTCCCAACCATTTTGGTTTGATGCTTCACGCATTAGCATGAAACCTTGTGCGTAAGAGATGATCTTAGACGCAAGCAGTGCTTGGCGAAGTGCATCAACCCACTCTTGCTGATCGCCTTCAACAGGTTGTACTGTTTTACCAAACAATTTCTCAGCCGCTACACGTTGATCTTTCATAGAAGATAGGCAACGAGAGAATACAGACTCAGAGATAAGCGTTAGTGGAATACCTAAATCAAGGGCATTGATACCAGTCCATTTACCCGTACCTTTTTGACCTGCAGTATCAAGAATTTTGTCAACTAATGGCGCGCCATCTTCGTCGCGGTACTTCAAGATGTCTGCTGTGATTTCTACTAAGTAGCTGTCTAGCTCAGTGGTGTTCCAGTCAGCGAAGACTTTTTGCATATCGTCAGCCGACATGCCAAGACCGTCTTGCATAAATTGGTACGCTTCACAGATAAGCTGCATGTCACCGTATTCGATGCCATTGTGTACCATTTTAACGAAGTGACCTGCACCATCGTTACCTACCCAATCACAGCAAGGCTCACCTTTATCAGTTTTCGCTGAGATGCCTTGTAGGATTGGTTTCACGGCTTCCCATGCTTCTGGAGAGCCGCCTGGCATGATTGAAGGACCAAAACGTGCGCCCTCTTCACCACCAGATACGCCAGTACCGATGAAGTGAATGCCTTTTTCACGTAGGTAAGCTACGCGACGGTTTGTGTCAGGGTAGTTAGTGTTACCACCATCGATGATGATGTCACCTTTGTCTAGTAGTGGGATAAGTTGTTCGATGAAACTATCAACCACATCACCAGCACGTACCATAAGCATCACTTTACGTGGCGTTTCTAGCTTCTCTACCATTTCTTGTAAAGAGTAAGCACCAACGATGTTAGTGTCTTTTGCTGGACCTTCTAAAAATTGGTCAACTTTAGCCGCAGTACGGTTATGTGCTACCACTTTAAAGCCATGATCGTTCATGTTTAAGATAAGGTTTTGACCCATTACTGCGAGTCCAACTACACCAATATCACCTTTCATTTTGTCTCTCCTACTATTCTTATCTTAAGCAATCTTACTTGCTGCGTCTGAGTCTAAAAACCATTCTGTTTCACCCGCATTGGAGTGAATTTTTGCTGCTGGATAGGGAAGATCCTCAGCTGGCGTATTGTAGATCTCATGTACGATATCTTGTTTGCCTGCGCCTAACACTAAATAGCTAATGCGTTTGGCCGCTTGTAGCACTTTTGCTGACTTCGAAATACGCTGCTGTCCAGATTCTGGATGCGAAGCTACGATAGCCAGTTTTTCTTCATTGTAATTTGTTTGCTCTGGGAACAAAGAAGCGGTATGCCCATCAGCACCCACACCTAACAAGATCCAGTCAAACACTGGAACGCCATCTTGGGTGTCAATCACATCACTCATTTCTGTTGCGAAACGAACGGCTTCTTGCTCGGGATCATTTTCACCCAAAATGCGGTGAATATTGGCCTCTGGCACACCAGCAGGAACAAATAGCAAAGCATTGGCTTCGCCAAAGTTACTTTCTGCGTCAGTTGGTGCTACGCAACGTTCGTCGCCCCACCAAAAATGCAGGTTGTTCCAGTCAATGCTACTGGTATAAGGTTCTGTCGCCAACAACTTGAATAGCATTTTGGGAGTGCTGCCACCAGATAAAGAAATATGTACCGCTCTACCCTGATGACTAAAGCTTTGTAACTCTTTGGCTAACTGCTCAACCACTTGAGTTGGCGTACTAAAGATTTTGGTATTCATCATAATTCGCAATAATCTGTATCAGTTAAGTTTTTGCAAGGGAAGCGCCACGCTCTTCCATCACGCTCTAATAGATCATGAGACTCTTTTGGTCCCCATGTGCCACAGGCGTAACCAAATAGCGCTTGCGGACGTTCTTTAAAGTCTAAAATAGGCTGAACATATTCCCAACAGGTTTCTACTGCATCTGAACGAGCAAATAACGTTGCATCACCATTTAACGCATCTAGCAATAAACGTTCGTATGCAGTTAGCATATGAGCTTCATTTAAAGACTTGTAATGGAAGTTCATTTTCACTTCTTTCGCGTGGAAACCAGCACCTGGTTCTTTCAAACCAAAGCTAATCTGAATACCTTCATCCGGCTGAATACGAATAATCAGTTTGTTTTCAGGCGCATCCTGTCCAAACACTGGGTGTGGCGTATCTTTAAAGTGGATAACCACTTCTGTTACGCGAGTCGGCAGACGCTTACCAGTACGCACATAAAACGGAACCCCATTCCAACGGCTATTGTTAATGTAGGCTTTCAGTCCAATGTAGGTCTCGGTGCGAGAATCTTCTGCCACACCAGGTTCGTCGCGATAACCCGGTAAAAACTCACCACGAACTTCAGATTCAGTGTATTGACCTAATACAAGGTTGTTCACCAAGTCATGCTCTTCAAGTGGTTTTAAGCTTCTTAGTACTTTTACCACTTCATCACGAATTGAATCAGCATTGATACGCGGAGGTGACTCCATGCCTACCATTGCCAATACTTGCAATAGGTGGTTTTGGAACATATCACGAACTGCACCAGAACCGTCGTAGTAGCCACCACGCTCTTCTACGCCAAGGAATTCAGAACCAGTGATTTCTACGTAGTTGATGAAGTTACGGTTCCAAAGCGGTTCAAACATGATGTTTGAAAAACGGAATACCAACAGGTTTTGTACCGTTTCTTTACCAAGATAATGGTCAATACGGTACAACTGAGTCTCTTCGAAATGCTCATGGATTTGCGTATCGAGCAGTTTTGCCGACGCTAAATCGTAACCAAAAGGCTTTTCAACAATAAGGCGTTTCCAGCCATCATCTTCTTTGTTTAGACCGTGAGCGGCAAGGCTTGCTGGAATAACAGAATATAGGCTCGGTGGTGTCGCTAAGTAATAGAGAACATTGCGCTCTTCTAATTGATAGTGAGCGGCAAGTTCGTCTTGTCGAGCAACCAGTTTGGCATAATCTGCAGTATCAGAGGTATTGATCGCTTGATAGTGAAGATGATCGATAAACGCTTCTAGTACAGATTCTTCTGTTTCTTCAAACTCTAGAAGTGCTTTTTTCAGTTTTTCGCGATAAGACTCATCACTGTATTCAGTGCGGCTTACGCCTAAAATATAAAATGATTGGGGAAGTTGACCGCTTTGGTACAGTCTATATAAAGCGGGAATTAACTTACGGTAAGTTAAATCTCCAGAAGCACCAAAAATTACTATGCTGCTTTTATCAGGTATTACCATCATTTGTCCTTCAAGTGCCTTTAAGGGTTGCATACATCCATCGCGTCGCGGGGGAATCCACGTACGAATGGTTCACAATGCACCATGAAAAGAATTCTACACCGAATAAGGCGAATTAAAATAATTTGTCACATTTTCACAGTGAGTAATTGCAATCTATAGGCAAAAAAAATCTCCGCCTTGTTAACGGAGATTGCCTGCGTCTATAGTTTAGCTTTATGACGCTTTAATATAAACATTTTTCATTCGCATACTTATTTTTGCTTTTTGCCTGCATAATAATTAAGCATCAATAAGGCCATTGCATTAACAATGCCCCATTAAAATTGACATTATTCGCCACCACCATAATCACAACGATTCATATTTAAGCAGTTATGCTAACCAAGCAAGGAATCGTCTTCCCTGCCCGGCAAACGTTAAGGACGCAGTTTTAACACCTTATCAATATCGCTCGCGCAATGCCTTTCTGCTAGTTGTTCCCATTTTTCGCCAAACGCACGATTCACGATGCGACCACGTTGCCCCCCTTCTCGCTCGGATACTTGGTTCGCCCAGCGCAGCACATTAGTGTAGGACTCAACTTGTAAAAACTCAGCCGCATCATATAACTTGCCCAGCACAAGGTTGCCATACCAAGGCCAAATTGCGATATCAGCAATCGTATACTCATCGCCAGTAATAAACGTGTTATTCGCCAATTGCTTGTCTAACACATCTAACTGACGCTTGGCTTCCATGGCAAATCGATTGATTGGATATTCTTGTTTTTCGTCTGCGTAAGCAAAGAAATGCCCAAAACCACCACCTAAGAAAGGCGCTGAACCTTGTGCCCAAAACAGCCAATTAAACGTTTGAGTGCGAGCTGGCCCACTGCTTGGTAAAAAGTGACCAAACTTTTCGGCTAAATGAACAAGAATAGAGGCAGATTCAAATACGTTTACTGCATCTTCACCGCTTTTATCAACCAATGCGGGGATTTTAGAGTTTGGATTGACCGCCACAAATCCAGAAGAAAACTGATGAGAGTCGCCAATATTGATCAAGTAAGCATCGTATTCGGCTTCTTTTACGCCCGCGGCTAACAACTCTTCAAGCATAATGGTGACTTTTTGCCCATTCGGCGTACCTAAAGAATAGAGCTGCAGCGAATGTTCCCCCTCCGGCAATGCCTTTTCATATCTTGCGCCCGC from Vibrio neonatus includes these protein-coding regions:
- a CDS encoding dienelactone hydrolase family protein, with product MRYFLYAALLAGSTGVLAGEDVVYEVDGKQYQGYWSKVSDSAPLVVLVHDWDGLTEYEIKRAKMLNEVGYNVFAADLFGKGIRPTEVKDKKQHTGELYKDRAKLQKLMAESQLKAEMLNGSKDNTVVAGYCFGGAAVLESARAGNSAKAFISFHGGLKTPQGQDYKMTKAPVVIFHGTADKVVSMTDFAMLADELESTGIKHEMISYGGAPHAFTVLGSDRYREDADLKSWNRFNEVLAEVTN
- a CDS encoding helix-turn-helix domain-containing protein — protein: MSQKNAELPATQESNDDIAKAIPLVRADIVNTIIVQFEKQGINMTDALLHANISREMLLDSSNMIVNGSVRSIFGKVYEDEGIFAFVQAVVHTQRTQLIPHFVKTLTKNLTIREVLTKFNLLIRESIPVASQYLEVDDKSAWFCSAMQHKEINDWQEIFNVLYCVELIRSLTNNEAWRPKTVALTQSRTGQFAQNIPSDIQVLFSQKHTKISVDLELLDQEINTAYPEPAPKEVVWHSTFTDTLYTALIPYVHEQTLDIELAANLLNMSTRSLQRKLLQEKNSFRAIKNSLMFNTACDLMNQNLSLTQISVQLGYADIAHFSRAFKRFSGITPKRYQVLLSGVR
- a CDS encoding DUF1415 domain-containing protein; translated protein: MQSNMTINLQQVENQTREWLEKVVIGLNLCPFAAKPNRNKQIRIAVTEADNEEQLLEFILQEFMHLQSTDVEELETTLVTIPNFLDDFMDYNLFLDWVDALIKQQDYEGEFQIATFHPDYCFAGTHPDDDENLTNRSPYPVIHLIREASMERVLKHYPDPEAIPENNIERVTNLTTEQRKALFPYL
- the nfsA gene encoding oxygen-insensitive NADPH nitroreductase, producing the protein MNSTIETLLSHRSIRSFTEQSILPEQLDTILDCGLAASSSSFIQCVSIVRVQDKESRAKLAQYAGGQPYVETSAEFFVFCADFHRHQEIHPQAQLGFTEQTLIGAVDAAMVAQNCLTAAESLGLGGVYIGGLRNNPQPVTDLLALPKHVIPLFGLCLGHPAQTPEIKPRLPKSIVVHQETYQALDKEVLAKYDAHIQAYYATRTDNKKAASWSEQITQTLSKEARPFMQEFLQRQGFNTK
- a CDS encoding DUF6559 family protein is translated as MFGYIQRRRIAKVIKLLSPVLLKGYGRRDHFSIGQIQASSKALSQRQQQCALALFAHPQDLGDAPLFNRLRKDIARDFFACDDYNASDVLNVLGKGAWKGGRMNDDISNRSGMNSRY
- a CDS encoding 2TM domain-containing protein, whose translation is MIIRKLRLKNGWSQEQLAELSDLSIRTIQRIERGQKPSLESLKSLAAVFETSVSHLQQEPAMTDKVEITNEEQIVIDQVRAIKSFYSHLMTYLAVMVVLFAINLITDSGYIWAWWPALGWGIGVVNHGLNAFEVFDFFGVKWEKRQIEKRLGRKM
- a CDS encoding hydratase — encoded protein: MTTLYTEAAKELLSRRVAGTKAPRLAENIRPTTLEEALQTQAAMIELKNGAVGGWKCLNPLAEDKYIVAPIFADSVHSGDTCELFMDNGAARIEPEIGFKLGKDLPANAEGYTEEQINDAIGSCHMALELMQARFAADSDAEFNEKLADCMVNQGLFVGPEIAREKAFDAAKVNVTVTQGDNVQNFDGTHPNESAQSPVYWLINFMTRRGVTFKAGETIITGSYCGIVEVEFDKPTTVNYAGIGEYQVVFNAKA
- the gnd gene encoding decarboxylating NADP(+)-dependent phosphogluconate dehydrogenase, whose product is MKGDIGVVGLAVMGQNLILNMNDHGFKVVAHNRTAAKVDQFLEGPAKDTNIVGAYSLQEMVEKLETPRKVMLMVRAGDVVDSFIEQLIPLLDKGDIIIDGGNTNYPDTNRRVAYLREKGIHFIGTGVSGGEEGARFGPSIMPGGSPEAWEAVKPILQGISAKTDKGEPCCDWVGNDGAGHFVKMVHNGIEYGDMQLICEAYQFMQDGLGMSADDMQKVFADWNTTELDSYLVEITADILKYRDEDGAPLVDKILDTAGQKGTGKWTGINALDLGIPLTLISESVFSRCLSSMKDQRVAAEKLFGKTVQPVEGDQQEWVDALRQALLASKIISYAQGFMLMREASNQNGWDLNYGNVALMWRGGCIIRSAFLGNIRDAFENDAEIAFLGSDPYFKAILENCLGAWRKVAAKSLEVGIPMPCTTSALSFLDGYTTARLPANLLQAQRDYFGAHTYERLDRERGEFFHTNWTGTGGDTASTTYDV
- the pgl gene encoding 6-phosphogluconolactonase — its product is MMNTKIFSTPTQVVEQLAKELQSFSHQGRAVHISLSGGSTPKMLFKLLATEPYTSSIDWNNLHFWWGDERCVAPTDAESNFGEANALLFVPAGVPEANIHRILGENDPEQEAVRFATEMSDVIDTQDGVPVFDWILLGVGADGHTASLFPEQTNYNEEKLAIVASHPESGQQRISKSAKVLQAAKRISYLVLGAGKQDIVHEIYNTPAEDLPYPAAKIHSNAGETEWFLDSDAASKIA
- the zwf gene encoding glucose-6-phosphate dehydrogenase; translated protein: MVIPDKSSIVIFGASGDLTYRKLIPALYRLYQSGQLPQSFYILGVSRTEYSDESYREKLKKALLEFEETEESVLEAFIDHLHYQAINTSDTADYAKLVARQDELAAHYQLEERNVLYYLATPPSLYSVIPASLAAHGLNKEDDGWKRLIVEKPFGYDLASAKLLDTQIHEHFEETQLYRIDHYLGKETVQNLLVFRFSNIMFEPLWNRNFINYVEITGSEFLGVEERGGYYDGSGAVRDMFQNHLLQVLAMVGMESPPRINADSIRDEVVKVLRSLKPLEEHDLVNNLVLGQYTESEVRGEFLPGYRDEPGVAEDSRTETYIGLKAYINNSRWNGVPFYVRTGKRLPTRVTEVVIHFKDTPHPVFGQDAPENKLIIRIQPDEGIQISFGLKEPGAGFHAKEVKMNFHYKSLNEAHMLTAYERLLLDALNGDATLFARSDAVETCWEYVQPILDFKERPQALFGYACGTWGPKESHDLLERDGRAWRFPCKNLTDTDYCEL
- the yghU gene encoding glutathione-dependent disulfide-bond oxidoreductase: MSEQYVPPKVWVNDTSGGNKWANINSPEAGARYEKALPEGEHSLQLYSLGTPNGQKVTIMLEELLAAGVKEAEYDAYLINIGDSHQFSSGFVAVNPNSKIPALVDKSGEDAVNVFESASILVHLAEKFGHFLPSSGPARTQTFNWLFWAQGSAPFLGGGFGHFFAYADEKQEYPINRFAMEAKRQLDVLDKQLANNTFITGDEYTIADIAIWPWYGNLVLGKLYDAAEFLQVESYTNVLRWANQVSEREGGQRGRIVNRAFGEKWEQLAERHCASDIDKVLKLRP